Proteins encoded together in one Vigna angularis cultivar LongXiaoDou No.4 chromosome 5, ASM1680809v1, whole genome shotgun sequence window:
- the LOC108339668 gene encoding GDSL esterase/lipase At5g22810 isoform X1, with translation MNKKKAFAEGELKSMGYSRPFLASFLLALLLNVTNGQPLVPALFIFGDSVVDVGNNNHRFTVIKANFPPYGRDFENHYPTGRFCNGKLATDFTAEVLGFTSYPPAYLNLNTKGNNLLNGANFASAASGYYEPTAKLYNAIPLRQQLEYYKECQNKLVEAAGQSSASSIISDAIYLVSAGTSDFIQNYYINPLLNKFYTIDQFSDTLLRFYSDFIQSLHALGARRIGVTSLPPIGCLPGAITLFGFNSNECVASLNSDAITFNEKLNTTSRNLQNMLPGLNLVVFDIYQPLYDLVTEPSENGFFEARKACCGTGLIETSILCNRKSIGTCANSSEYVFWDSFHPSEAANRLLADSLVAAGISLIS, from the exons ATGAACAAAAAGAAGGCCTTTGCTGAAGGGGAATTGAAAAGTATGGGGTATTCAAGGCCCTTCTTGGCTTCTTTTCTTCTTGCTTTGTTGCTCAATGTGACCAATGGGCAGCCCCTGGTACCTGCATTGTTCATATTTGGGGACTCTGTTGTTGATGTGGGCAATAATAATCACAGATTTACTGTTATAAAAGCAAACTTTCCTCCTTATGGAAGAGACTTTGAGAATCACTATCCAACAGGAAGGTTCTGCAATGGAAAGCTTGCCACAGACTTCACAG CTGAAGTCCTTGGATTTACCTCTTATCCCCCAGCTTACCTTAACTTGAACACCAAAGGAAATAACCTCTTGAATGGTGCTAACTTTGCCTCAGCTGCTTCTGGTTACTATGAACCCACAGCCAAACTATAT AATGCAATTCCATTGCGCCAGCAGCTGGAATACTACAAGGAGTGCCAGAACAAATTGGTGGAAGCAGCAGGACAATCAAGTGCTTCATCAATTATATCTGATGCTATATATCTTGTCAGTGCTGGAACCAGTGATTTCATTCAGAACTACTACATAAATCCTTTGCTTAACAAGTTTTATACAATTGATCAATTCTCAGACACCCTCTTGAGGTTCTATTCAGACTTCATCCAG AGTTTACATGCACTGGGAGCAAGGAGGATCGGTGTGACATCATTGCCTCCAATAGGTTGCTTACCTGGAGCCATCACTCTCTTTGGTTTTAATAGCAACGAATGTGTGGCCAGTTTAAACAGTGATGCAATTACCTTCAATGAAAAGCTAAACACCACATCTCGTAACTTGCAAAATATGCTTCCAGGCCTCAATTTGGTTGTCTTTGATATCTACCAACCTCTCTATGATTTGGTCACCGAGCCTTCTGAAAATG GATTTTTCGAAGCAAGGAAGGCTTGTTGTGGAACAGGGTTGATAGAGACATCTATATTGTGCAATAGGAAGTCCATAGGAACATGCGCCAATTCATCTGAGTATGTATTCTGGGATAGTTTCCATCCCTCAGAGGCTGCTAACAGGCTTTTGGCTGATAGTTTGGTTGCTGCTGGAATCTCTCTCATATCCTAA
- the LOC108339668 gene encoding GDSL esterase/lipase At5g22810 isoform X2 produces MLFSTLYLSWSINEVLGNAAFTNQLHCVHQIQSKRIELDCQFSKRFTVIKANFPPYGRDFENHYPTGRFCNGKLATDFTAEVLGFTSYPPAYLNLNTKGNNLLNGANFASAASGYYEPTAKLYNAIPLRQQLEYYKECQNKLVEAAGQSSASSIISDAIYLVSAGTSDFIQNYYINPLLNKFYTIDQFSDTLLRFYSDFIQSLHALGARRIGVTSLPPIGCLPGAITLFGFNSNECVASLNSDAITFNEKLNTTSRNLQNMLPGLNLVVFDIYQPLYDLVTEPSENGFFEARKACCGTGLIETSILCNRKSIGTCANSSEYVFWDSFHPSEAANRLLADSLVAAGISLIS; encoded by the exons TATTCAGTACCCTTTACTTAAGTTGGAGCATTAATGAAGTTCTTGGAAATGCAGCCTTTACAAACCAGCTACACTGTGTGCACCAGATTCAAAGCAAACGAATAGAGTTAGATTGTCAGTTCTCAAAACG ATTTACTGTTATAAAAGCAAACTTTCCTCCTTATGGAAGAGACTTTGAGAATCACTATCCAACAGGAAGGTTCTGCAATGGAAAGCTTGCCACAGACTTCACAG CTGAAGTCCTTGGATTTACCTCTTATCCCCCAGCTTACCTTAACTTGAACACCAAAGGAAATAACCTCTTGAATGGTGCTAACTTTGCCTCAGCTGCTTCTGGTTACTATGAACCCACAGCCAAACTATAT AATGCAATTCCATTGCGCCAGCAGCTGGAATACTACAAGGAGTGCCAGAACAAATTGGTGGAAGCAGCAGGACAATCAAGTGCTTCATCAATTATATCTGATGCTATATATCTTGTCAGTGCTGGAACCAGTGATTTCATTCAGAACTACTACATAAATCCTTTGCTTAACAAGTTTTATACAATTGATCAATTCTCAGACACCCTCTTGAGGTTCTATTCAGACTTCATCCAG AGTTTACATGCACTGGGAGCAAGGAGGATCGGTGTGACATCATTGCCTCCAATAGGTTGCTTACCTGGAGCCATCACTCTCTTTGGTTTTAATAGCAACGAATGTGTGGCCAGTTTAAACAGTGATGCAATTACCTTCAATGAAAAGCTAAACACCACATCTCGTAACTTGCAAAATATGCTTCCAGGCCTCAATTTGGTTGTCTTTGATATCTACCAACCTCTCTATGATTTGGTCACCGAGCCTTCTGAAAATG GATTTTTCGAAGCAAGGAAGGCTTGTTGTGGAACAGGGTTGATAGAGACATCTATATTGTGCAATAGGAAGTCCATAGGAACATGCGCCAATTCATCTGAGTATGTATTCTGGGATAGTTTCCATCCCTCAGAGGCTGCTAACAGGCTTTTGGCTGATAGTTTGGTTGCTGCTGGAATCTCTCTCATATCCTAA